GACTTACTTTTAAATTGTACCGATGAATCACGACCCTTGTGTTATCTGTTTCAAACATTGTTCTTCAACTGctatattttgtaaacaagTACCAGCAATCTGTCCCGTATGTAATGCTACTATATTTGAATACTTATTGGAACCGTTCCGTCTACCGAATCCCTTTGCCAACGCCAGGGAATATCCAGTGACGGTTGTACTAAGACCATCACTAGGCGATTTCTTGAACGATTACACGATCACTGATGATTTGCATATTGGTGTGGTAGATTCTAAAGGGAATATATTCGAGTATGATAAACCTGGAGTGATAAAGAACGACTTTTCTAACTGGCTAAGCTGTTTGGCGTTCGACATTGTACCTGATTCCTGGACGGATCATTGGGACACaacaatacaaaaaatatcaaatgacgaaaaatgGTCTTGCCAAGATTATAACCAAGATTCTTTCAACTGCTTCAATTttgtccttgaatttttaactCAATTGAAGTATAGTGGTGCGTTATTTGCTAGTAAGGAAGAATTTTGTGAACGCTTTGTTATTCCTAAAATTCAGGATGCTATGAAGTTTGTCACCCTTTACAGACAGCTCAAATATGTGGATCATTTTTGCTGAAATACTATAGATTTGCTTGTGTGAGTTATTTCTAATATAAATCCTCGACCTTTGTTAGAACTAATATATAACTCAGTGATCACTTccagataattgaaaaaagatttctctcctgtttgtaGTGCTATCATAGCTTGATTGACATACTGtctttaattttgataaaaaattaaatttatgcTAAGAGAAATTGTGAACAATGGCTATCTCTCAACTAAGAAACTgtgtattcaaatttaaacatATACAACTCTATCGGCGGTGTATTGGAACAGTAGTTAGTGATAGTAACTATGAAAAGTTTGACGTCATCGTCGTTGGAGGTGGGCATGCTGGGACAGAGGCATGTGCTGCGGCAGCTAGAATGGGGGCCAAGACTTTGCTCGTTACTCACAAGAAGAGCACTGTCGGTATGTTGGCATAAAAGTCAAGAACCCGTTACCAAACTACAAGAATCCCAAAAATAATCTAATTCAAATTTAGACAACATAACATATTTGATAAATCTCAGTTCAacaaattgatataatttaacacaaaatcattaattttaaattttaccatGACTTTGAAAGTGttaacttttgaaatacaAGTTTTATTTTGCTTTATGATGGTATACTTAATTTCAGCCAGTCTTAAAGTTGTGAagtcacgattttttttaaaatcaacaTTATTACAAATAGTGTTACAAACTTCAACCTTATGATTCTAATTAGTGTTTTCTTAGTACAGGCGAAATGTCTTGCAATCCATCATTTGGCGGAATTGGAAAGGGTCATCTGATGCGAGAAGTTGATGCGTTAGATGGAGTTTGCTGTCGAATTTGTGATAAATCAGGAATACATTACAAAATACTGAATCGAAGGAAAGGACCAGCAGTGTGGGGTCTTAGGGCCCAAATAGATAGAGTATTATACAAAAAGCATCTGCAggctgaattattttctgcaaaaaatttacacatatCTGAATCTCCAGTTGAAGATCTCATACTACAAGGAGATTCACCTAAGTGCTGTGGCGTTATACTCAGTAAGTGTGATTCTTTTGAATATACCTCCAGTGGAACTACCATTTGTATCACCATGTTGaatgatcaattttattttcacagaaGATGGAACCAAGGTGTTTGGAAAGTCTGTTGTCATCACAACGGGAACTTTTTTAAAGGGCCAGATTAACATTGGTTTGGAAAAGAGACCTGCTGGGCGATTAGACGATGAGCCTAGCATT
The Neodiprion fabricii isolate iyNeoFabr1 chromosome 5, iyNeoFabr1.1, whole genome shotgun sequence genome window above contains:
- the LOC124181953 gene encoding MKRN2 opposite strand protein — protein: MNHDPCVICFKHCSSTAIFCKQVPAICPVCNATIFEYLLEPFRLPNPFANAREYPVTVVLRPSLGDFLNDYTITDDLHIGVVDSKGNIFEYDKPGVIKNDFSNWLSCLAFDIVPDSWTDHWDTTIQKISNDEKWSCQDYNQDSFNCFNFVLEFLTQLKYSGALFASKEEFCERFVIPKIQDAMKFVTLYRQLKYVDHFC